The sequence AGGCGATAGACCACCACAACAAGAATTATTCAGGTCAAGATGTCAAAAGGATCAATGCCGAGAAACCCTGATAGAGACTAAATACCCATAAGGGATAAAAAAGTACACCCGCTGCTTAGAGAAGGAGCACGGTTTACATTTATGCCAAAGGTTTCATAAGAGAAGCCATTTAGGAAGATGGTTTTACTTTACTGAGGTATTTTTTGGCATTAAATAACCAAATATCCTTGAATCTGGGTAATTTTGTTATGAGTTCCAAGTTACAGCAAATTTTGCTTACTTCTGATCAGGTATGTTGGGAGTTAAAACAAAAGAGCAACTAAAACCATCTGAATAAACACAAAGCAAGACAGCTCAAAGaacattcttcttcctcttccaggatGCTGGAAATCTGGCAGTCTTCCTGCCTTGAAGGCCTTCCTGAAGCCAGAGAATGAAACTCATAAAATACTTTCAAGGCATTATAAGTCCACTGGACTTTTTCCATTGACTTAAAATAATTAGTTGGCAAAGTGAAGCCAGTGCCAACAATTTCTAGCTTTCCTGTATCTGAGTAACCAGCGCATGCAAACTTGTCATCTcaactcaacaaaacaaaatcctctaCAGGAAGAAACTGTTCCTCCGTATTAATGTAAATTTAGATTTAAACCCAGTCTTATGCTCCTGCCAACTGCAATTTCCATTATACTACTTCTTCATACTTACTAAGACAGACAAACTTGTTTCAGGAAATTCCAACTTATTAAAAAGAGTGTATGTAGGCACAATCCCAGTTTTCTGAGTGATGGGAAAAGGGGAACTGGATAGACAAGAAGAAAACTTGCTCTAGTAACAGAGAAAAAATGCCCACTCCTGAATTAAATAATGTGTTCCATAAAGGCCACTGACCATGGCATGAACCACTGACCACAGCCAACATTGCCTATTTTTGTAAATCAGGTCttgttggaacacagccacatcaTCTATGGCTGGTTTTGCTGCCATAAAGACAGAGTTAAACAGCTGCAGGAGAGATCATCTGGCTCACAAAGCATAAAATACTATTTGGCCCTTTAGGACAGTGTGCCAACTCCTActagttttggggggaaaaactgTAATACTGGTTGTCAGGTTAGGTTTTGAGGCCTTGTACTGCCATGAGTTGTACTAATATAATCGAGACTGGTAACTCACCTTTCTGTGCCtgattcttcatttctaaaataaagggATTAGACCAGAATCTGCACTACAGACCATGGGCCAAATCCATTCAGGCCATGGCTTGTTTTTGTATAGCCCATAGGCTACggactttgtttttttcctacagcTTTAAAGCGTTGTTAAAAACACGCACAGACACAGGAATATATGACCGAAACTGTTTGTGGTCCATaaagcctcaaatatttactaCCCAGTCCTTTATAAAGTTTTTGATAACCTCTGAATTAGCCTAAAGGATAGCCAATCTGCTTGCATTTTATAGGTACTGAAAATGAACACAGGAACGCACCCAGTCAATGGCAGAATCAGATCCAGGGCCTGGAAACTCTGGACCCTGACTCTTTCCTCAAGGTCTCTTCTCATTCCATTCCCGTCTCAGGAAAAAGCACTAGGAATCCGCACCCAAGGTACTCTGTAGGTACACCCGGTTccattgattaaaaataattagttgGCAAAGTGAAGCCATGCCAACAATTTCTAGACAGTGGCCTCCTGAGTTCCCTAGTCCCTCTCAGCCCTCTCACAATCCAGTCCTCACCCAGCCGCTAAATGGGAATCTCACGTCATTTCTGAGGTTAGTACTTTCTATGCATAACTATTTCACTGTTGCTCACTGTTTATTCATCAGTAAAAACCTAGGACTTTAAAACCTATTGAACTTTTCTTAGATCACTGCTTTCTTGAGACCACATGGCTTCTGATATGTATTTTGTTATGCTATTTTCTGAAACTTCAtattgatttcctctttgacccatgaTTTTTGTGTTCTGTATTGTTTTACAAGTTTACAAAggtttctttttaatcttctgaGTTAACTTATAGTTCTTCTGAGATGAGAATATTGCCAATACTGCCACTATTTTTTAAACACTGTACACTTcgatatattttgtttttccccatctGAACTATAATAAACTAGTGAATTATAAACTCGACTATTAGTGtttctagaaacaaaaatgtgtaaataaaataaacccaaacttgctttaacaaataattaaaagcagaaaggaaCAGCCATAATTTCAAATGTGTATCTACAAACATAACATACCATTAACagtgattaaaataataagactGCCTTACCATTGGTTTACCATAAAATGGAAATCCTTGTAACTGTCTCAAGGCATTTGTGGATGAGCCCAgttccttaaaaataacaaaggctTGCCCCCTCATCTTCATCGTCTTCAAAGCTACAATATCTACAACGTGGCCAAACTGAGAAAACAGGGCATACAGGGATCTCTTCAACTCTGAGCAAAAGCAGAGGGGAAAACAATTTATTTGTGAAACAATGACAAAACTCTTCATAAAATGATACTTCACTGAGTGACCCCCATCatgcatttacttatttacaCAAAgtcacatattttaataaaatcacattatACTACTGGCCatctagtttttaaaagttgtttcaAACCATTTTATCTATGAGTGAAAACACATTCACCAAATTTTCAGTCCTtacctatttgtttttaaaaagccttaaaatTCTCACACAAAAGGAACAAGCCATTATTTCAGGTACCGACAAAGATTAACATGAGAAGCTTTGAAGCAGTACAGTTTTTAAGATGCTAGTAATTAAACACACTTTGGTTGTgaacaaatgttttttaaaagcacttaccttcttttttaattttgtcgtTCATATTGTTGATGTAAATTGTATGATTTGGTCTGATATCCATGCTGGAGTTAAACTGTTCAAACTGCCTAAGGAGACAGTAAATATTCTGTTATAAACAGGGAGCATTAACTCACACTGTTGTTTGGTATCATAACATAGGGACTATTAACAACTCAATTTTCTTTCAATCCCAAATGTCAGAAAATACCAGTTTGTTAGTAGTCTTTAAAACTTCTCCAGCACTTGCTagcacctcctcctcccccgcctttttttagtgttttatttaattatatgagagagagagagcacaagtaggggtgagatgcagaggcagagggagaagcagaatctccaTGAGCAAGGGGCCCAtgagggactagatcccaggatgctgggatcatgaccttagctgaaggcagatgcttaatgattgagcctcCCATGCACCTGGGTTAGCCctcctttttaaacaaatacaacaGTTCTCAAGCTCAAAACTTGGTGGAGCACCAGTACCTAGGcagattttaataacatttcacccaatacatttatttttatacttaccTTTCACCTGCAACGAACAATAGTTTTTTCACTCGCctaacaaaataacttttttttttggacagagacagacacagtgagagagcaaacacaagcagggggagtaggagagggagaagaggcttcccgctgagcagggagcttgatgcggggttcaatcccaggaccctgggatcatgacctgcgccgaaggcagacccttaatgactgagccaccccggcgtccctaacttttgttttttaaataaaattgtattatttatttatgtaggatccacacccagcatggagcccaatatagggcttgaactcaaaaccctgagatcaagatatgagctgagctcaagagttgaatgcttaattTAATGTGCCATCAGGGACCCcacttaatgaaattatttttaaaataatgttttaggctttaagggaaatgagaaagaatcTAGCAAACGTGTGCCCTGTAAAAATCATTAAGAGAACATATTAATGAAGTTTGCCGAGCAATACTTCTTGAGTACACTTAAAAAGTGCTTTCCTATCAGTTACTTAATTTATACACACCATCACCAGCTGTCCTGACTCGAAGGTTAACTCTAACGGACTTGAAATTCTGGAACTCAGAAAGAGCAGTATGGCATGATGGTTAAGAGCGCAGATTCTAGTACCAATCTCCTCTGAATTCAAATCCTATCTATGCTTATTACCAGATGTTTGACTGAAGACAAGTTCCTTAATCTCAGGTCCACGGCTGTAAGACGGGGCTGGTATAACAGCATTTACCTATCAGAACTCAGAACACTAGATGAGATAAAGTTCTGGCCCAGCTCTCCGATGGGCATGGAGCACTTCGAGCAGCTGTTATTAATGGCTAGTACATGTAAAGTACCTGCCTACCTACTGTTAGACTAACCGTTAGCTAATAAACAGCAGGCTTGGGGTTCCACCCTTGTTCTCCTCGTCTTTTCTTTCACACTCACTTcgctatttcattttttacaccATTTTTAGTTGCCAACTGTGACCCTCTTTTATTTCCGTGAGTGCCCCTCATATTCCTTCATTTCACCAATTTTAAATCCACTGTGTGTGAACGGTACAGGAAGTCTGAAAGGAGCCTACAGAGGGACTGCACTAGTGCGGAACAGGTGAAGGGTAACACTTCTCAGATTTGCGATCCCCTAACCTGGAAGGGCTGGCTGGGGTCGCGAAAACGACAAAAAGAAAGTGAGGGGTCACACTGAAAGCGGAGCTCTCAAAAGAGAGGCTCTTGCAAGATCTCCCGCGAGATCTGAGGGTGGTGTGGACCAGAGCAAGGCACCTGGAGTCCAAAGGGAGCCTCCCGCCTCTCCAGCCACGGGCACGTTCGACCAGAGCCCCAGATAGCGACCCAGCGATCGCcgaccccacccccttcccactaGAGGCAATTCTCCTAAATTTGGAGGCCTAGCAGGACCAGCGCGTCAGTTTccaacccctacccccaccccctcgcCAACACCTCCGCGAACTCAGGAGCAAACACACGCCATCCCCAGCAGCCCCGTCCAGTCCCTGTTCCCACAAACCGACGTCGGGCCGACCGGCGACCCACAACCCGTAGAACGGAAACAGCGAAGAAGAACGCGTTCCAACTCACCAGAGGCCTAGCCCAGTTCCCAACGAACCGAAAGCCGGAAACGGAGCCGCTACCGGAAGTTACGCTACCGCGCACCTCAATCAATCGCCGACAAGTCCAGCAGTCGAGTTCAGAGTCGATCGATGCCTTCTGGCTCCAGCGGCGGTTGCTGGAACTCTTTCTGCACATGCGCTTACCTGGCAGGCGGGAAGGGTGGCTGGGGAGCAAGAAGCTTGTGGGAACGTAAGGGATTAAATTGGAATCCTGGGGTCGTGCAGCGAGGCGATAGGGAAGGTCAGTGATTCCTTACCCAGCCACGACTTTGTGTAGTTTTACCCCACGCGACGGTGCCTTTCATCTTTCCAGATCCAGTGTCGTTTTATAGGCAGCCCCTCATGCCAGCTACCTGGGAAGGTTCCCTGGTTTCGCCCTTCTCAGAGTTCTGGGGGCCTCTGGTTTAACATCACCTTGAGGGCCCCTGGTACGTCCCCCAAGGGTCCTCGGATTCCTGATGCTCTTGAGGGAACGCTTCTTACCATTCTGCTGATGAGCTTGAATCCCGGAAGAACTCAGGTTGAGGCTACCAGGCTCTACCTGGTAAGGCAACCACCTCGAATAATTGCCAAGCAAGCACCCCTAAGATCATCTGCCTAAATTcactggcgggggggggggggagcccctCCCACTCTAACCATCTTCTCTCACAAAATGCCTAGATTGTTCTTGGATAATACAAATTGTTGATGTTGATGTCTAGCTGAATGGGAATCCAAAAAAGTACATGCGGTCGTTCTTATATTCGTCGAATGTACGTAAAGGATCATCTGAAATGCGAAGCGGTTGTTAAGAGCCAAGGGAAATCTCATCTTGTATCTTCCcataaccttaaaaataaaacttactttccCAGCAGTGGGTTTACTTGGGAATGGCAGGGAATTGTAAAATTCAAGACAAGCAAGTACAGCCAAACCATTGGCAACCCCCACAAACACAGTAGGAGAATGTTATTTTTatggagaaggaggaaatgggaaggGGTTGTTTTGAAAGAAAGTCCAATGTTAAAAAGCAAGATATCTGGGTAATGAgggtttctcattggctgagttgcaGAAGTAATGAATTTCTTAGAGGAGAGGCAttatacatcttttttctttcggGACCTGTAATTGATGATTCTTTCCCACTGAGGATTCTTTCCTTTGGTCTGTGATTGATGCTAATTTTGGAGACTGTAGTCGACAGTTCTTGTAATTGACATTGAGTGGTATTCCCCTTCCTAGCCTCCCCAGTCCACTTTAGTgaggtttccctttattaattttcacacttCCCCTTAAttatctctctgagcctcctttcctcatctgtaaactaaGGACTACAGTAATCCCTCCTTTTGGagctattgtgaggattaagtaagcTAAATGTGAAGTGGTTAGCACACTgtcagatacaaaataaatgttttataagtgTTATTTCTAAATGCTGGCTATGATTTGTACATATGAGGAGGCCAGATTGGTTGGTTTTATAACatggggatttttatttttttaaaagaccacctGAAGTTGgaacaacatgaaaaaaatgtaagctCCTTAAGGGTGGGGGGTTTTGTCTACTTTATTCACTCAAGTACCCTCAGTAACTAGAAAAGTAActgatactcaataaatatattgaatgaatgaattgaagcAGCATTAAACAAATGTGATATTTTATGAAGATGCACTTAAGTATAGGACATAAACAATCACAGAAAAaccttattttcatatatatatatatatatatacacacacaaatatatatatgtaatagaaGAACTATAACTAGTTCTGTCTCAGTTAAGGAATTAAGAGGGAATATAAAGGGCGTATCCTTAACACGTTAAAACAGaacataaactaaataaaataatttctgagtAACAAAGGTTGAGCTACCCTGCACATTAATATGGACATCTGTGCCATTAATTATTTGTTTGGTGCTACTGAGGATAGCTAAactatttctctgaaaataagcTATAACCTGACAGTATTATGCAAGTGCTTCTGGCCAAGAACTTATCATAACTATTAAAAGGGAATGAAGTCGGACTTTGCCAAGATGGGAAGAAAATACCACAGGAAATACAGAGACCCAAAGACAGACTACACATCGTGTTGCATTAACAACTAAATAATGGCTACTATACATTACGCAGTCAGAAAGAAATCATCTAATGCCAACTGCATGCTATTTCCCAGGTTCTTCTCAAAAGAGCTTGTGCATTTTGCCTGTCCTTGGGCAGTTGCTCAGCTCTTTCTAATAGCCTGTTAATGGTCCTCCATAGTTTCCTGAATGATTTTGAGAAACTGGTAATTGAAGGCAGGAatgagaaaggaatgaagaggagagaggagcttTTCTGGTCTTGTGAGAACCCTCCATGGCCTGGTTATAGAACTATATTAACAGTTTTATAATAGCTAAACCTTGGTCAGATGTATTATAAAGCAGCTAGGGCTGGACACCCAGTTCCTGGACCTACTTTGAAAGCGTTAATAGAACTACAGTTCTGTTAATTGCATTATTAACTTAGCTCCAtgttctgttttttcccccacttcattATGTTTTATGGACCTCTTATCAACCATAAACTTTGCCTTTCCCACTCCTACTCCACTCCTACTCCTACTGTTTACCCACTGATTGTAGTAACCTGATGGGGATCCGATGATGCTAACATTTTTATTGAACTTATCTAAAGAATGCCTACCTCTGGTTGTGTCAAGAACCCCCTCCCCACTCAAGGTTTCAAGGAACCTTTCGCCCTCCTCTGTGTATTCACCTCCTTCCCCAAACATATTTAAACTGTCCCTAGGCAACTGGGAAAAGACACTTTGTGAATGATCCCCAGCCTTCTCCTTGGGCTGCCCTTCTGATAACAAAGCTCTCTTTGCTTCAGAGTCGGTGTCTCAGACATTGGCTGGCTGTGCATTGGGCTCATGGACAAGTTTGAGTTCTATAACAGAATTGTCATTCCTTTATAATGAAATTCACCTCTTGAGGATCAGATCAGGAATCAGTGTCAAAAACTTacgtgtttttaaaaatagcagaagagTAAATGGGTTTCCTTGGAGTTCAGCTCAGTCCAGTCTCTCACATTTGAGTTAAGGAACATGATTTACTTTCCTGTGGAACAGGTTTTTTATCAAACGAAGCCCAGAGGCAGCGCTATGACACCTTGTCCAGGCTTTACGTGTCTACTGATGatgaaactcatttattttagggGTAGCAGAAAAATGCCTACAAACAACAGGGAATAAAACGGTGTCAAGACATCTAAATTACAAGGATGATAACTGAGGTGTCTCCTAGTGACTTGGAATACGCAAGTATTTACTTACCTTATCTGTACGTGGTTTATGTTTCTCATTAAATGTTTTCAGTATCTTACTGGAGTAGTTCTGAGATGGAGCCATGTTTAGAGGAAAATGCGTCATAAAACTGGTGGATAAATTTTGGCTTATTTATGTTAAGAGCCACAAAATGTACGACCATTTGTTTgtagcttctttctctccccaggtGGCAATTACATTAAGAAATTTATGAAGAGTGAAATTATTTTCACAACAAGCGTTAAACAAACCCAGGCATTATTGTTGAGCACTAAATTAGGTTTACCTTTTCCTAGCTGGTTGAGATTATGTTTGCTGAAACTTCCTAAAAAGCACCCCTTCCCTTGCAAATTAGGGAGGAAATCTTCACTTCAGCCCTtcgattttattcttttgggaaatattcttgttttcaggaaagaaaaaaaaagtcccagaagTGACTATCACTTCTGATATGTACTATGTGTTAATGGTAATGACGGAGTGCCATTCACATCCCCAGGAATAATACCCTCTCCCCTAGATGGGTGGGTTCTGAGCTAGGCTGTCATAATATATGCATTCCTTAAAGTTTCAAAGCAGTagtttgcctttggagacctgaTAAATAATCCAAAGAGATTTGTGTGTTGGGAGGGGGGACCTGAACTTCTTATTGTTTAATATTATAATACATGCAAGTTGTTCTTGGCATGGTGTCATCTGACCTCCCTTGAGGTCCTTGAAAGTAATGTCACAAAGCTGCCATTCTCttcaagactgaaaaaaataaggTGCCAGTCTCATTAGGCCCACTGAGCAAGCAAAATATTATGAAGATAACAATTTTTTAGTAGAGCAGGTTTTGTTTCTatgatttaaaatgtaattttttttagtcttgagCCCTGTGACAATTGGAAAATCcaaatttgaaaaaggaaaagtcttttttttttttttaagatcttctttatttgagagagagagagagagcatgagaga comes from Mustela nigripes isolate SB6536 chromosome 7, MUSNIG.SB6536, whole genome shotgun sequence and encodes:
- the SNRPB2 gene encoding U2 small nuclear ribonucleoprotein B''; the protein is MDIRPNHTIYINNMNDKIKKEELKRSLYALFSQFGHVVDIVALKTMKMRGQAFVIFKELGSSTNALRQLQGFPFYGKPMRIQYAKTDSDIISKMRGTFADKEKKKEKKKAKTVEQTAATANKKPGQVR